GTAAAACTGAGTGAAAGAAAGTCCGAGGGAAGAATGATCCGCTCTATTAGGAGACGGGAGGAGGGAATACccgtggaggaggaggagcctgAGAAGGCTTCTGACCACCGGCGGAGGCTTTCTGAAGAAACTTCCTGGCGAACATCGAGTCAAAAATCAATCAAAAGATGAGCCGATCGCTCACTCCTTTTTTCAGAGATCAGGAGAGAAATTTCTCAATCGAGAGAAGATGCTTCGGACGGAGGTAAACgagcttgatgatgatgaattgtTCGTCGATAAATTTTGATCGTGGAAGAGAAAAACTCGAGAGATTCGATTTGAGAGAGAACGAGTCAGAGCCCAGAGAGAAGACAGATGACCCGATGATTTTGAATTTCAGTGATTCAAACCGTCCGTGTCTTCTCAAACCGGTTTTGGGTTTTGACCATAACATTCGGTTTGTGCACTAACTCGCCGGTTTATTGAGAAAAATGAGAATAAGTGTAACTTTGACCATTGGCCCAACAACAGAGCCCACTAAGATAACTTTTCTTGTTCGATTAATATGACCTACAGTGgggtatatttatataaatctatAATTAGTGGGTTTTTGTGCAAGAAACAAAAAAGGTCGAGGGTTTTTAAACAGTTTTCCCGTAGTAAACAGAgagattttggtttggtttggtttggttcgatttGATTTCGTTCGGTTTAACAGAGAGATTAGACGGAACAGAACAGAACAAAACAGAGATAAAAAGGCAAAGTCGCCGTTGGGACCGACAACAAACTCTCCATACAGTTGCTGACGTCACCGCCGGTCATAATGTCAGACACACATTATCCCTTTCTccaacttttcttcttttccgCCCTTTTGTTTCTTATCCTAGGCCGTGTTCTCTCCTCCGGTGCGCACGTTAGAAGCAAAGAAATGGAGACGACGAATCCCCCTCCTCCGGAGACGCAGTCAAAGCCTCAGCAACCACATCCCATCGGGTCCTATCGTCAGCCTTCGGCGGGACGAGAAGACTGGTGGAGCGAAGACGCGACGGCGACGCTGCTCCAAGCGTGGGGGCATCGTTTCGTCAGGCTCAATTTCGGGAATCTCCGGCAGAACGACTGGAAGGAAGTCGTCGACGCCGTGAACTCGAGCCACGGTAACGGCCGACGTCCGAAGACGGACACTCAGTGTAAGAGCCGGATCGATACGTTGAAGAAAAAGTACAAAGCGGAGAAAGCCAAGCTCTCTCCCTCGGCTTGGCGTTTCTTTGACCACCTCGACGTCTTGATCGGTCCTGTCTCGAAGAAACCTGTGGAGGAAGTTGTCAAGTCAGGGGCTTTGGAACCTTATCTGAGTTTAACCGGAGGCTCTCTTGACGATGATGAGGAAGAGGCTGGTGACTGGGGCTTCGTCGCTAGGAAGCATTCTCGTGTGGAAGAGGGAGATCTGAGCGAAGAGTCGGCGCGTGAGGAACTAGCTAGAACAATTGTAAAGCTGGGGGAAGTTTACGAGAGAGTAGAAGTTAGGAAGCAGAAGATGATGGTTGAGTTGGAGAAGCAACGAATGGAGGTTGTCAAGGAGCTAGAGTTGCAAAGAATGAACATGTTGATGGAGATGCAGTTAGAGCTTGAGAAATCAAAGAACCGGAAACGTGGGGATGGTTCAGGTAAGAACATGTTTTATGTCATGTTTGTGTGCATCATCTCGCATCAGCAAAATCTCATTGCAACTTGTATGATTTATGTCATGTTCTGTAATCAGACATCTTGTAGAGCGTGTGGCTTGCACTTAGGTAATaactgtgtgtgtgtgttcaaAAGTTCCTTGCTTTTAGATTATTTGATGAAGCTTGAAACTTTACATGGTGAGTACCGTCTCTGAGGAACTTGGGGATTTCAAacaaatgttatatatttctgtaaaattgatatatatatatatatatcgtagCTACTACTCCCGTGCTTCTTTAAACTTGTGGACTGTTTGACTGGGTGGAGATTTGGAGTGGACATCCAGTCTTTATACTGAGAAATGAATCAATCAATGTTCCTATTAATCAACACTCTTACTGAAGTTTGAACTGTTGATTAATGTACAGGCAAGAAATAGTCTGGTGAAGGAAGGAAGATGTACTTGACTCTGCTTAAGCTCTTTGCAAATTGGAGGAGCCTGTTAGTAATGCTAATCTGTAGGATAGAAGTTGCACATCTCTTTAGGAAGCTTTTTTTGTCTATCTTCTAGCACCTtaggctctaactggtgaccaaagGAATGACTGGGAATGGGTAATTCCTCTTTATTCCTTAAACTTGACACAATTTATAAGGAATGAGAATAATTAATTCCTTTTCATTCCTTAAATTCGACACCATTTATAAGGaactagggtaaacccgccTTACGGGCGTGCgaataaataaactaataatattaattttttttaaattataaatttacttttagTATTAATCTTTTTTGCACTAAAAATAGTATTAACTTTCATAATCTTTTACAATAATCTAAACTatttgtttttctatttattctttaaattatatatttttctaactacagtaattttctaaaatataattatttattttctctcaatatttattttattttaactatacCAATAACTAACTTGCACGTGTGCTAAAAGTTCTTCTTCATCTACATTATATGTTGATTATGTACTTCCGATTTAGTTATTTGAATAGGCAGGTcaattctctttttatttttatgttattgtcgtaaagaaaaaacaataactaacaatcttttttaaaaaattaccgTCAATTTAAGTAAGTAGTGAACTTATCTTTTTCtcggatatatttttgtttcgtGAACTTAATTTTTATACCATTTTTGAAACTAATGATTTACATGATGAAAAAGAAATAACTTTCTCATTATAagtcaaaatattttaagataaataaataatatgaaattatCGATACTATTTATACATACACGTGTTTCGTGTATTATACATGAAATCAAAGTTAACcatatcatcaatataattaattagaaagtttgaaataaatataactaacttataatatataatctttacactgtttcaaaaaataaaaaagaataaggAGTACAAAAAATGCTGGAGAAGCGAAAGATCCTTATAAATTCCActtgattatttaaataaattaaaaacagatATTTTTTATCGAAAATCCTActaaatagttttatttcttCAAGTGCATACATAAAAAGGGTTATTCTCAGGGACTAGTTCAtgtcagagagagagagagagagagagagagagagagagagagagagagagcacacaTGTCTGGAGGTAAGCACACACATGTCATCATCCACTGTCTCCTTCACATCGATTTTTCATCCCCCTGCATCCAAGAACCCAAGCCCGCTAAGAAGAttctgataattttttttaaaagtacaCAAATGTAATGTAAAGAACTTGCATACACGGGTATAGATTCTCAACTACAGCTCCCAATTTACACGTGTATACAATGGATCCAAAATGATTGAATAGATCTAAACTTCAACTATAACTCAGATCAATCAAAAAATATCAAGAGCACCTAAATATTACGAACAATATTCGCATAAGGACCTAAACAAAGCGGATACGACCAAAGCATCTAAACCATGAACATGCCGGAAAGTAACATTGGGGGGTTAAAAAAACTGCAAAAGTCAAATCCAATAATCTAAAACAgtgtttatcaaaaataaaataaaaagaaactataaaaaagtatacaaaaacactggaaaataacaaaaacagataCTCAAAAAACAGAGAAATCAAAAAAACAGAAACGTATTTGCAATTTAAGCGAAATAAGATCTCAAATCAGAAgctaaaaaatctaaaatactaAATGCGGAGATGAAAACCGTCAcaataaatattgttaacatTATAATATGGATTCCCTGAGCTGGTAGTCCAAGAGAAAACGAAGAAAGAGAGACATTTGTGAAATGGATCTGCCATTGATGCTGATGGTTATCTGGATTCCGTGAGTTTAGTGAAAGCAAAATGCGAGGAGACATATATATAGGGTTTCAAGCTGAGGAATCGATTAAGTTTCATCGGTTTCTAATACTATCAGTCGTGAGAAGAAGCGCAAACTGTCACCGCCTCCCGCCGCGTGAAGAGGAGAGACGTACTTCGTGTCTTCACTTCAGCCGTATAGGGTTGATGGCGACATACCTCATCGGGCCAGATAAAGCTCCCAATTGCAGAGCCCAATCCCAAACACACACGGATTAAGTCCATAATACAATCAATTAAATGAAACGCTGCGTTCAGAGGAAAAGGACACATGTCATACGCTCGATGCACAAATATATGACGTGTCATCCGACATGGCgatttatagtaatagatatcTTTTCTCCAGTATTCCTTATCATTCCTTTTAATTTAAAGAATCAAAGAAGAAATATATTCCTTATGAAATCCGAGAATTAACAATACGGAACAAtattcctattatttttttcctctcCATTCTTTTCCTGGTTGTTCCTATTATTCTTTACTGGTCACCGGTTATTCCTATTATTCCTTactggtcaccagttagagccttAGTATATTGTTGTAATTGTATGTGTTGTGTATTATGAGACTAGTGGTTTTTGACCATGTCAAATTGAACGTTGTGGTTGTTGCTCTAGACAACATTTGAGCTTAATTGTTAGTGTTCAAATTGTGTCAccataataaaacaaaatgtaaCGTTCTTATTCAAAGACGCATGAAAATAATTCCGGTTTATGTAAAAGTTTTTTGTCAAGAAATTTCCAAACCGACTTCTTTCTTCAAGCTTCAATTCCAAAAAACGAACATGACACTGCAAGCAGCCACGGCAATGAAATCATCAAAGGTTGCATTAAGATGATGGCGTTGAGAATGTCAGGAAAAACCCAGATTTTGCTCTATCGTGTTCTTGTTTCTTCACTATGTGGCAG
The sequence above is drawn from the Raphanus sativus cultivar WK10039 chromosome 7, ASM80110v3, whole genome shotgun sequence genome and encodes:
- the LOC108839258 gene encoding trihelix transcription factor ENAP2, encoding METTNPPPPETQSKPQQPHPIGSYRQPSAGREDWWSEDATATLLQAWGHRFVRLNFGNLRQNDWKEVVDAVNSSHGNGRRPKTDTQCKSRIDTLKKKYKAEKAKLSPSAWRFFDHLDVLIGPVSKKPVEEVVKSGALEPYLSLTGGSLDDDEEEAGDWGFVARKHSRVEEGDLSEESAREELARTIVKLGEVYERVEVRKQKMMVELEKQRMEVVKELELQRMNMLMEMQLELEKSKNRKRGDGSGKK